The Pontibacter deserti region ATGGAGTTCCCTGAACCAGTTATTGGATATGCAATTGAGCCTAAAACTCAGGCGGACTCTGATAAGATGGGTATGGCAATCGCTAAACTTGTTGAAGAAGATCCAACTTTACAGGTAAATACTGATGAGGAAACTGGTCAGACTATCCTAAGAGGTATGGGTGAGCTTCACCTGGAGATCATCATCGATCGTATGAAGCGTGAATTCAAGGTTGAACTGAACCAGGGTGCACCACAGGTAGCTTACAAAGAAACAATCACTAAGACAGTTGAGCATAGAGAAGTGTTCAAGAAGCAGTCGGGTGGTCGTGGTAAGTTTGCCGATATCGTGTTCACAATGGGACCACGTGAAGATGGTAAGCAAGGCCTGGAATTTGAAAACGCAATCGTAGGTGGTGTGATTCCAAGAGAATTTATTCCAGCTGTACAGAAAGGCTTCGAAGAAGCAATGAAGAACGGTATTCTTGCGGGCTTCCCTATCGATTCAATGAAAGTTCGTCTGTTCCATGGTTCATTCCACGATGTTGACTCTGATTCTTTATCATTTGAATTGGCAGCTCGTCAAGGTTTCAAAGAAGCAGGTAAGCAATGTGCACCAAAACTTCTTGAGCCAATCATGGCAGTTGATGTTGTTACACCAGATGAATACACTGGACCAGTAACAGGTGACTTGAACAGAAGAAGAGGTATCATGAAAGGTATGGATACAAAAGGTACATCAACTGTAGTGAAAGCAGATGTTCCTTTATCAGAACTATTCGGATATGTTACTGACCTTCGTACAATCACTTCAGGTAGAGCTACTGCTTCTCTTACTTTCGCTCATTATGAGCAAGTACCGCAGAACTTAGCAGATGGCATCATTGCTAAAATAAAAGGAACAGCAGCTAAATAGTAGTTAAAATAATGAACCAGAAAATAAGAATTAAATTAAAATCTTACGATCATAATCTAGTTGATAAGTCATCTGAGAAGATCGTAAAAGCAGTTAAAGCTACTGGCGCTATTGTAAGCGGTCCAATTCCACTTCCAACAGAAAAGGATAAGTTCACAGTTCTAAGATCACCACACGTAAACAAGAAGTCACGTGAGCAGTTTCAGCTGTGTACTTACAAGCGCTTAGTTGATATCTATTCTACTAGCTCTAAAACGGTTGATGCATTAATGAAACTTGAATTACCAAGTGGTGTTGATGTAGAGATCAAAGTTTGATAAGCTAACACAACCATAAAAAAGAGAACCATAGGAATATGGTTCTCTTTTTTTATAGACTGATTAAGAATATTTTACAGAAGAGTTGTAAAGGAAGATTAAATTTTCTTAACTTTGCACTCCCTTAGCAAGCGCTGAAGGGTAATATTATTATATCCATCTAAAAAAACAAGTTGAATGCCTGGAATTATCGGTAAAAAAATCGGAATGACAAGCCTCTTCACACCAGATGGTAAAAACATACCAGTAACGCTTATTCAAGCAGGACCGTGTGTTGTTACTCAGGTGAAGACGGTAGAAAACGATGGCTATGCTGCAGTACAGCTTGGCTTCGGTGACAAGAAGTTAAAAAGAGTAACTAAGGCTGAAGCCGGTCACTACAAGAAAACTAATACGGCTCCTAAGAAAAAAGTTGCAGAATTTGAAGCAGAAGGTGCATCATTGAACGCAGGAGATGTAGTTGATGCTTCCCTTTTCATTGAAGGGGAATTTGTTGATGTAGTAGGAACATCAAAAGGTAAAGGTTTCCAAGGCGTTGTTAAACGTCACGGATTTGCTGGTGTTGGTGGTCAGACGCACGGTCAGCATAACAGAGCTAGACACCCAGGTTCAATTGGTGCTTGTTCTTGGCCATCAAGAGTATTCAAAGGAATGCGAATGGCAGGTAGAACAGGTGGTAACAGAGTTACAATCCAAAACCTGACAATCATGCGTGTAATCGCTGATAGAAATCTATTAGTAGTTAGTGGCTCTGTACCAGGTGCCAAAAACTCTTACGTTTTAATTGAGAAATAAAATGGAGCTTTCTGTATTGAATATCAAAGGTGAAGATACAGGTAGAAAGATCGCTCTTTCTGATGCTGTGTTTGGTGCAGAGCCAAATCAGCATGCAATGTATCTTGACGTAAAGCAGTACTTGGCTAATCAAAGACAAGGAACTCACAAATCAAAGGAGAGAAACGAAGTAGCAGGATCTACCAAAAAGATCAAAAAACAAAAAGGTACAGGTGGTGCCAGAGCTGGTAGCATAAAGTCTCCTCTATTTGTTGGAGGAGGTAGAGTGTTCGGTCCTAAGCCAAGAAACTATAGCTTCAAGTTAAATAAGAAACTGAAAGCAGTAGCTAGAGTATCTGCTCTTTCTCTTTTAGCGAAAGATAACAAAGTAGCCCTATTAGAGTCATTCTCATTAGAAGCTCCTAAAACAAAAGAATTCTTAACAATACTTAATAACATTAAATCAACAGGTAAAACATTATTTGTTATTCCATCTGCTGATCAGAACATTGTATTGTCAGGAAGAAACATACCTAAATTAAAGGTGGCAACGGCTGCAGACCTGAATACTTATGATCTGCTAAATGCAGAGCGAGTTGTTTTGGTTGAAGAGTCAGTAAACATTATTGAAAACCTCTTAAGCAATAAGTAATGAACGTACTTAAAAGACCGCTTGTGACGGAAAAATATACTGCCATGAACGAAGTAGGAAAGTATGCTTTTGAGGTTGAGAAAAAAGCCAATAAAGTTGAAATCAAAAAGGCAGTAGAAAAGCTTTATGGTGTAACGGTAACAAACGTTGCAACAATGAGATCAATCGGAAAAGTAAAGACCAAATACACCAAATCAGGTGCTGTTACAGGTCGTACTTCTTTGATCAAAAAAGCAATAGTAACCTTGAAAGAAGGTGAAATGATCGATTTTTATAGCGGAATATAATTAATCAAAAATGGCTTTAAAAAAGTTAAGACCAACAACACCAGGTCAAAGATTCAGAGTAGCGCCAGCTTTTGACGAAGTAACGGCATCAGCTCCTGAGAAATCTTTGTTGGCACCTTTAAAAAAATCTGGTGGACGCAACAACCAAGGTAAAATGACTATGCGCTATATGGGCGGTGGTCATAAGCGTAAGTTCAGAATGATTGACTTCAAAAGAACAAAGCATGGAGTTCCTGCTACTGTGAAGTCAATAGAGTACGATCCAAACCGTACAGCTCGTATAGCATTGGTATATTATGCTGACGGTGAAAAGAGCTATATTATTGCTCCAACTGGTATCCAAGTAGGTGCAGTTATAGTTTCTGGTCCAGGTAATGCTCCAGAAATCGGTAATTGCCTTCCATTATCTGACATTCCTCTAGGTACTATCATCCATAACATTGAGCTACAGCCAGGCCAAGGAGCAATCTTGGCAAGAAGTGCGGGTTCATATGCACAGCTAGTTGCTCGTGAAGGAAGATATGCTACAATCAAATTGCCTTCAGGCGAATTGAGAATGGTGCTTGTTAATTGCTACGCAACAATTGGTACAGTTTCAAACTCTGACCATATGAACGTTAAGATCGGTAAAGCTGGTCGTAACAGATGGTTAGGTAAGCGTCCAAGAGTACGTGGTGTTGCGATGAACCCAGTAGATCACCCAATGGGTGGTGGTGAAGGTAAATCTTCAGGTGGTCACCCACGCTCACGTAAAGGCTTATATGCAAAAGGTCTGAAGACCAGAAACACAAACAAGCATTCAGAAAAGTTAATAGTTAATAGAGGAAAGAAATAATAAATGGCTAGATCATTAAAAAAAGGGCCTTATATTGACTATAGGCTCGAGAAGAAAGTAGTAGCGATGAACGAGACCGGTAAGAAAACGGTTATCAAAACGTGGTCGCGCAGATCAATGATTTCTCCAGATTTCGTTGGACATACCTTTGCTGTACATAACGGTAATAAATTTATACCTGTTTATGTTACTGAAAACATGGTAGGTCACAAGCTTGGTGAATTTGCACCAACCAGAAACTTTAGAGGTCACATAGCTAAAAAAGATAAAGGTAAGCGATAACCATGGAAGCAGTAGCTAAATTAAATAATGTGCCTACATCTCCTCGCAAAATGAGATTAGTGGCAGACCTGGTACGCGGTAAAAGCGTAGCAAAAGCTTTAGGTATACTTAAGTTTGAGCCAAATTCAGGTGCAGCTAGATTAGAAAAACTTCTGTTATCAGCTTTATCTAACTGGCAGCAAAAAAATGAAGATGCTCAGATTGAAGATGCAAACCTATATGTAAAATCAATCTTTGTTGATGAAGGTAAGATGTTGAAGCGTCTTCGTCCGGCTCCACAAGGTCGTGGATATCGCATCAGAAAGAGATCAAACCATGTTACTCTGGTTATTGATAGCATGACTGAAGAGCAACTGGAGCAAAAATCAAAGAAATCTAAAAAAGCCAATAAGTAAGAATATGGGACAGAAAGTAAATCCGATCGGTTTTCGCCTAGGAGTTATCAAAGGTTGGGATTCTAACTGGTATGGCGGCAAAGATTTCGCTGATAAACTTGTTGAAGACGAGAAAATCAGAAAATATGTTTTAGCTCGTATCCCTAAAGGTGGTATCTCTAAAATTATAATTGAAAGAACACTTAAGCGTATCACCATCACTATTAACACTGCCCGTCCGGGTGTTGTTATTGGTAAAGGTGGGCAGGAAGTAGATAAGATTAAGGAAGAACTAAAGAAGCTTACTAACAAAGATGTTCAAATAAACATTTTTGAAATTAAGCGTCCTGAGTTAGATGCTAAGTTAGTTGGTGAGTCTATTGCTCAGCAATTACAAGCACGTATCTCTTTCCGTCGCGCAATGAAGCAGGCAATTGCTTCTGCTTTACGTGTGGGTGCTGAAGGTATCAAGGTGCAGGTTTCAGGTCGTTTAGGCGGTGCTGAGATGGCACGTACAGAACACTACAAAGAAGGTAGAACTCCACTACATACTCTTCGTGCTGATATCGATTATGCTTTATCTGAAGCGCAAACAGTTTACGGTAAGCTTGGAATTAAAGTATGGATCTTCAGAGGTGAAGTTTATGGAAAGAAAGATCTAACTCCTAATGCTGGTTTAGAAAGCAAAGGACCTGGATCTTCTCAGGGAGGTGACAGACGCAGTGCAGGTGGTGGCAACCGTAAGAAAACGGACGGTGGAGCTCCTAAGCGCAGAGATAACAAGCGTCGTCAGTAATTGATTGTTAACATTATTAAGTTTTAGAAAATGTTACAGCCGAAAAGGACTAAATATAGAAAAATGCAGAAAGGTCGTGTGACTGGACTTGCTCATAGAGGAAGCACCATTTCATTCGGATCATTTGCAATTAAATCTCTTGAAGCATCTTGGATCACAAGCCGTCAGATAGAAGCAGCTCGTATCGCGATGACAAGAGCAATGAAACGTGAAGGCCAGGTATGGATCAGAATATTCCCTGATAAACCAGTTACGAAGAAGCCTGCAGAGGTTCGTATGGGTAAGGGTAAAGGTTCCCCTGAGTATTGGGTAGCCGTGGTTAAGCCAGGTACTATCATGTTCGAATCAGATGGAGTATCTCTTGAAGTTGCTAAAGAATCATTAAGACTGGCAGCACAGAAGTTACCTGTTAAAACAAAGTTTGTAGTACGTAGAGATTACGTTGAGAAGTAGTAATATGAAAAATTCAGAAATAAAAGCTTTGTCTTTAGAGGAACTACAAGAGAAGCTTAATACTGAGAAGACCAACATGCAGAACCTTCGTTTTGCTCATGCTATATCGCCATTGGAGAACCCAATGAAAATTCGTGAGACCAAAGCAACAATTGCACGTCTGAATACAGAGTTGCGTCGTCGTGAAATTGAAGCTAACTCTTAATACTTAAATACAATGGAAGAGAGAAATCTTAGAAAAGAAAGAAGTGGTAAGGTTGTTAGCAACAAAATGGACAAATCTATCACTGTGCTTGTTGAAAGCAAAATGAAACACCCTATTTACGGGAAGTTTGTAAGTAAGTCCAATAAGTTCATGGCTCACGACGAAAAGAATGAGTGCAATATCGGGGATATAGTACGTATTCAGGAAACTCGTCCACTTAGCAAGAACAAGAACTGGCGTTTAGTAGAAATTATAGAAAGAGCTAAGTAAGATGATACAGCAAGAATCAAGATTAACTGTAGCTGACAATAGTGGTGCAAAAGAAGTTCTTTGCATCCGTGTCCTTGGTGGAACAGGAAAAAAATACGCATCTATCGGTGACCGTATTGTTGTAACTGTAAAGTCTGCCTTATCTTCTGGTAATGTTAAAAAGGGAACAGTTTCTAAAGCTGTTATTGTTAGAACGAAAAAAGAAATCAGAAGAAAAGATGGTTCTTATATTCGTTTCGATGATAACGCAGCTGTTCTGCTTAACGCGAACAATGAACCACGCGGTACGCGTATTTTTGGTCCAGTAGCTCGTGAACTTCGTGAAAAACAATTCATGAAAATCGTTTCACTAGCGCCTGAAGTTCTATAAATCCTAATTCTCAGTAAAGATGAATAAGAAAAAACTTCATGTTAAGACTGGCGATACGGTTAAAGTAATTGCTGGTGATGAGCGCGGTAAGACAGGCCGCATAACATCTGTTTTAACAGATAAAAATAAAGTAGTAGTAGAAGGATTAAACCTGGTAACGAAGCATACGAAGCCTAGTGCAAAAAATCCTCAAGGTGGTATCTCTAAAGTTGAAGCTCCTATCCATGCTAGTAATGTGGCATTAGTAGATGCTAAAACAGGTGAAAGAGTAAAAACTGCTAAGAGAAAAAATAGCGAAGGTAAAACTGAGCGTTACTCTAAAAAAACAGGAGAAGTAATCTAAGATGGCAACTGCAAGATTAAAAGAAAAA contains the following coding sequences:
- the rpsJ gene encoding 30S ribosomal protein S10, whose protein sequence is MNQKIRIKLKSYDHNLVDKSSEKIVKAVKATGAIVSGPIPLPTEKDKFTVLRSPHVNKKSREQFQLCTYKRLVDIYSTSSKTVDALMKLELPSGVDVEIKV
- the rplC gene encoding 50S ribosomal protein L3, which translates into the protein MPGIIGKKIGMTSLFTPDGKNIPVTLIQAGPCVVTQVKTVENDGYAAVQLGFGDKKLKRVTKAEAGHYKKTNTAPKKKVAEFEAEGASLNAGDVVDASLFIEGEFVDVVGTSKGKGFQGVVKRHGFAGVGGQTHGQHNRARHPGSIGACSWPSRVFKGMRMAGRTGGNRVTIQNLTIMRVIADRNLLVVSGSVPGAKNSYVLIEK
- the rplD gene encoding 50S ribosomal protein L4, with the protein product MELSVLNIKGEDTGRKIALSDAVFGAEPNQHAMYLDVKQYLANQRQGTHKSKERNEVAGSTKKIKKQKGTGGARAGSIKSPLFVGGGRVFGPKPRNYSFKLNKKLKAVARVSALSLLAKDNKVALLESFSLEAPKTKEFLTILNNIKSTGKTLFVIPSADQNIVLSGRNIPKLKVATAADLNTYDLLNAERVVLVEESVNIIENLLSNK
- the rplW gene encoding 50S ribosomal protein L23, whose protein sequence is MNVLKRPLVTEKYTAMNEVGKYAFEVEKKANKVEIKKAVEKLYGVTVTNVATMRSIGKVKTKYTKSGAVTGRTSLIKKAIVTLKEGEMIDFYSGI
- the rplB gene encoding 50S ribosomal protein L2 produces the protein MALKKLRPTTPGQRFRVAPAFDEVTASAPEKSLLAPLKKSGGRNNQGKMTMRYMGGGHKRKFRMIDFKRTKHGVPATVKSIEYDPNRTARIALVYYADGEKSYIIAPTGIQVGAVIVSGPGNAPEIGNCLPLSDIPLGTIIHNIELQPGQGAILARSAGSYAQLVAREGRYATIKLPSGELRMVLVNCYATIGTVSNSDHMNVKIGKAGRNRWLGKRPRVRGVAMNPVDHPMGGGEGKSSGGHPRSRKGLYAKGLKTRNTNKHSEKLIVNRGKK
- the rpsS gene encoding 30S ribosomal protein S19, coding for MARSLKKGPYIDYRLEKKVVAMNETGKKTVIKTWSRRSMISPDFVGHTFAVHNGNKFIPVYVTENMVGHKLGEFAPTRNFRGHIAKKDKGKR
- the rplV gene encoding 50S ribosomal protein L22 is translated as MEAVAKLNNVPTSPRKMRLVADLVRGKSVAKALGILKFEPNSGAARLEKLLLSALSNWQQKNEDAQIEDANLYVKSIFVDEGKMLKRLRPAPQGRGYRIRKRSNHVTLVIDSMTEEQLEQKSKKSKKANK
- the rpsC gene encoding 30S ribosomal protein S3, with amino-acid sequence MGQKVNPIGFRLGVIKGWDSNWYGGKDFADKLVEDEKIRKYVLARIPKGGISKIIIERTLKRITITINTARPGVVIGKGGQEVDKIKEELKKLTNKDVQINIFEIKRPELDAKLVGESIAQQLQARISFRRAMKQAIASALRVGAEGIKVQVSGRLGGAEMARTEHYKEGRTPLHTLRADIDYALSEAQTVYGKLGIKVWIFRGEVYGKKDLTPNAGLESKGPGSSQGGDRRSAGGGNRKKTDGGAPKRRDNKRRQ
- the rplP gene encoding 50S ribosomal protein L16; this encodes MLQPKRTKYRKMQKGRVTGLAHRGSTISFGSFAIKSLEASWITSRQIEAARIAMTRAMKREGQVWIRIFPDKPVTKKPAEVRMGKGKGSPEYWVAVVKPGTIMFESDGVSLEVAKESLRLAAQKLPVKTKFVVRRDYVEK
- the rpmC gene encoding 50S ribosomal protein L29 encodes the protein MKNSEIKALSLEELQEKLNTEKTNMQNLRFAHAISPLENPMKIRETKATIARLNTELRRREIEANS
- the rpsQ gene encoding 30S ribosomal protein S17 — its product is MEERNLRKERSGKVVSNKMDKSITVLVESKMKHPIYGKFVSKSNKFMAHDEKNECNIGDIVRIQETRPLSKNKNWRLVEIIERAK
- the rplN gene encoding 50S ribosomal protein L14, producing the protein MIQQESRLTVADNSGAKEVLCIRVLGGTGKKYASIGDRIVVTVKSALSSGNVKKGTVSKAVIVRTKKEIRRKDGSYIRFDDNAAVLLNANNEPRGTRIFGPVARELREKQFMKIVSLAPEVL
- the rplX gene encoding 50S ribosomal protein L24, with amino-acid sequence MNKKKLHVKTGDTVKVIAGDERGKTGRITSVLTDKNKVVVEGLNLVTKHTKPSAKNPQGGISKVEAPIHASNVALVDAKTGERVKTAKRKNSEGKTERYSKKTGEVI